In Candidatus Eisenbacteria bacterium, the genomic window ACGAGCGCAGTCTCGTGCAACCAAGCCCGGCGGGTAACTGCATCAACTGGGTGCTCGCGCACATCATTGCCTCTCGCGATCAGCTGTTTGGCCTGCTCGGCCTCGAGCCCGCCCTGGGTGAGGCCGGAAAGCGCTACCGCCGCAGCTCCGAGCCGGTGCGCGGCGCCGAAGAAGCGCTGCCCTTCGCGGATCTTATCGGCGCTCTCGAGCGCTCGCAGGAGCGCCTGGTATCGGCGCTCTCGGAGATCCCGGATGAGCGCCTCGCCGATCCCTTCGACGGCGCACGATACCCTGGCCGGCCGACCCACGTCGGGGAATTGCTCCTCTTCGTTCACTTTCACGAGACGTACCACGTGGGTCAGGTTGGCCTGCTGCGGCGCCTCGCCGGCAAGGAAGGCGCGATCCGTTGAAAGGTTCGCGCGGGTGAACGAGCCGACCAGACCGTCGACCGAAGCGATCGCCGCCCAGTTCGGGAGCCAGGCGCGCCTCTATGCGGTGAGCGAGCTGCACCGCTCGGGCGCCACGCTGGAACGGCTGCTCGAGCGCATGGAGCCGGTCATGGACGAGTCGCTGCTCGATCTGGCCTGCGGCCCGGCGCACACCGGGCTCTTCTTCGCGCCCTTCGTGCAGAAGGTCACGGGCTACGACGCCTCGATCGAGATGCTCCATGCCGCGCGCCTCGGTGCTGCGGCCAAGTCGATCGCGCTCAACGTGGCGTGCGGCGACGCTCACCGGTTGCCCTTCGCGGACCGCTCATTCGATCTGGTGACCTGCCGCGCCGCGGCCCATCACTTCGCGGATCCTCGGGCCGCGATCGGCGACGCCGCACGGGTGCTGAAGCGCGGCGGACGCCTGGGGATCGTCGACGGCATGGTGCCGGAAGACGACGAGCTCGACCGCTTCATCAACGAGCTGGACCTGCTCCACGACCCGACCACGGTGCGGAACTATCGCTCGAGCGAGTGGCGCGCGATGGTGGAAGGCACGGGATTGCGGCTCGACCTGGTGGAGGACGAGCTGCGTGAGCTCGCCAAAGGCCGCTCGCTGGCCGACTGGATCGCCCGGGCCGGTGGCTCGAGCGAAGTGTTCGAAGAGGCCCGCCGACGGCTGCTCGGTGCCCCGAGCCGAGTGCGCCAGTACCTGCTGGTCGAGGAGCACGAGGACGACGTCCTCTTCGACTACACCCGCGTGTTGATCGTGGCGCGGCGGGTCGACTAGCTCCCTAAGGGAAGACCGGGTTTCCCTCGTCGTCCTCGACCAGGATCGCCTGACAGGGGCAGTCTTCGGCGCACTCGATGAGCTGGCCCACGCTCCCGGCCTCGGGATCGAGCACCACCGCCTTGTTCTTGCTGTCCAGGGCGAACACGCTGGGTAGGGATTCGACGCACTGCGCGTGACCGCAGCACTCGGATCGCAGGATGCGCACCTGCATGATGGTCAGACGACTCGGAGGGCCATGAATCCCTCTTATCCCATTGGAGAGCGCGGCGTCAATGCTTCGCACCCTGTGCTAGAGTCCCGGCCCGATTTCGGTCCGTCCGGAGGTTCGCGTGGAGGCTCTGAGCCGCTATCTCGACGAAAACCAGGACCGCTTCGTCAAGGACCTCGGCGAAGCGCTCCGCATTCCGAGCGTCAGCGCCCAGCCCGAGCGTCGTGAAGACGTGAAGCGGTGCGCGGAGCACTTCGCGGCTCGCCTTCGCGCCCTGGGCATGTCCCGGGTGATCGTCGCCGAGACGCCAGGCCATCCGGTGGTCTACGGAGAGTGGCTGGGCGCTCCGGGCAAGCCCACCGTGCTCCTCTACGGGCACTACGACGTCCAGCCTCCCGAGCCGCTCGAGTTGTGGAAGACGCCGCCTTTCGAGCCCACCGTGCGCGACGGCAAGCTGTTCGCGCGCGGGGCGGTCGACGACAAGGGCCAGGTGTTCATGCACTTGAACGCGATCGAGGCGCACATGAAGGTGAACGGCGGCCTGCCCATCAACCTCAAGGTGGTGATCGAAGGAGAGGAGGAGGTGGGGAGCGAGCACCTCGAGGCGTTCCTCGTCGAGCGGCGCTCCGAGCTCGACGCCGACGTGATCGTGGTCAGCGACACCGCGATGCTCGGGCCCGATCAGCCGGCCTTGTGCTACGCGCTGCGCGGGATCCTGTACACCGAGATCGAGGTGCGGGGCGCCGAGGGAGACCTCCACTCCGGCCACTACGGCGGAGCGGTGGCCAACCCCGCGAATGCCTTGTGCGCGATGATCGCCGCGTTGAAGGACGGCGATGGCCGCATCACCATCCCCGGCTTCTACGACAAGGTCCGCCCCGTGACCGCCGCGGACCGCGAGGCCTACC contains:
- a CDS encoding DinB family protein, which produces MDGRMLAKMFRVSHGALLMNLEGIDHERSLVQPSPAGNCINWVLAHIIASRDQLFGLLGLEPALGEAGKRYRRSSEPVRGAEEALPFADLIGALERSQERLVSALSEIPDERLADPFDGARYPGRPTHVGELLLFVHFHETYHVGQVGLLRRLAGKEGAIR
- a CDS encoding class I SAM-dependent methyltransferase, which encodes MNEPTRPSTEAIAAQFGSQARLYAVSELHRSGATLERLLERMEPVMDESLLDLACGPAHTGLFFAPFVQKVTGYDASIEMLHAARLGAAAKSIALNVACGDAHRLPFADRSFDLVTCRAAAHHFADPRAAIGDAARVLKRGGRLGIVDGMVPEDDELDRFINELDLLHDPTTVRNYRSSEWRAMVEGTGLRLDLVEDELRELAKGRSLADWIARAGGSSEVFEEARRRLLGAPSRVRQYLLVEEHEDDVLFDYTRVLIVARRVD
- a CDS encoding ferredoxin; this translates as MQVRILRSECCGHAQCVESLPSVFALDSKNKAVVLDPEAGSVGQLIECAEDCPCQAILVEDDEGNPVFP
- a CDS encoding dipeptidase, encoding MEALSRYLDENQDRFVKDLGEALRIPSVSAQPERREDVKRCAEHFAARLRALGMSRVIVAETPGHPVVYGEWLGAPGKPTVLLYGHYDVQPPEPLELWKTPPFEPTVRDGKLFARGAVDDKGQVFMHLNAIEAHMKVNGGLPINLKVVIEGEEEVGSEHLEAFLVERRSELDADVIVVSDTAMLGPDQPALCYALRGILYTEIEVRGAEGDLHSGHYGGAVANPANALCAMIAALKDGDGRITIPGFYDKVRPVTAADREAYRRLPFDESAYLAAAGVSEPAGEKGYSTMERTSARPTLDVNGIWSGYTGPGSKTVLPAVAHAKVSMRLVPDQDPDEIFARLEPYLQKLAPSSVRVRVTSHHVALPFIMDPSHPMLDAARRALGRVWAKPPAMVREGGSIPVMTTFQRTHGLPCILMGFGLDDDQVHAPNEKFSLSSYFGGTKSVAFLYEELSRT